The following proteins are co-located in the Spea bombifrons isolate aSpeBom1 chromosome 3, aSpeBom1.2.pri, whole genome shotgun sequence genome:
- the KCNK17 gene encoding potassium channel subfamily K member 17 has translation MPCCPPPRGCEVPVTLILLILYFCYLLLGATIFWALESKAEVDLSLSFQQEKWQLLKNHTCMDNETLEQLIRGIITAYKNGVSIQANDTSLETWSFAGSFFFSVTAITTIGYGNISPTTVGGRVFCVFFALFGIPLNLILLNRIGQRMLTAVHRCGELFGRKVRRQKITKMSTNFCAVVIGLLLFFLLPPILFGAIEGWTYEEGFYYSFITLSTIGFGDYVIGRVPDKTYPGWYRNVVSVWILLGMAWLALIINLCINLLENHSEVFRCPREKAEMEKADRELIDVSHDENGQPVLKGKEDAEDTDSSGTNDTKSEASE, from the exons ATGCCTTGCTGCCCCCCACCCAGGGGCTGTGAGGTGCCAGTTACCCTCATCTTGCTGATTCTTTATTTCTGCTACCTCCTGCTGGGGGCCACAATCTTCTGGGCTCTGGAGAGTAAGGCGGAGGTGGACCTGTCCCTCAGCTTCCAGCAGGAGAAGTGGCAGCTCCTGAAGAACCACACCTGCATGGACAATGAGACCCTGGAGCAGCTGATCAGG GGCATCATCACAGCTTACAAAAATGGGGTCAGCATCCAGGCCAACGATACCAGCCTGGAGACCTGGAGTTTCGCGGgttctttcttcttctctgtGACGGCCATAACAACAATCG GCTACGGGAATATTAGCCCAACCACCGTAGGCGGCCGGGTCTTCTGCGTCTTCTTCGCCCTGTTTGGGATTCCGCTGAATCTCATCCTGTTGAATCGGATCGGCCAGAGGATGCTCACCGCTGTTCACCGGTGCGGAGAATTATTTGGAAGAAAAGTTCGCCGGCAG aaaaTCACCAAGATGTCGACAAATTTCTGTGCCGTTGTGATCGGTTTGCTgctgtttttcctgcttcctCCAATACTCTTCGGGGCCATTGAGGGCTGGACGTACGAGGAAGGTTTCTACTACTCTTTTATTACCCTCAGCACAATAGGCTTCGGAGACTATGTCATTG GTAGAGTACCTGACAAGACTTACCCCGGCTGGTACAGGAACGTGGTGTCGGTTTGGATCCTCCTGGGCATGGCGTGGCTGGCACTGATCATTAATCTGTGTATAAACCTACTGGAGAACCACAGCGAGGTATTCCGGTGTCCCAGGGAGAAGGCCGAGATGGAGAAGGCCGACCGCGAACTCATAGACGTTTCCCACGACGAGAACGGTCAGCCCGTCCTTAAAGGCAAGGAAGACGCGGAGGACACAGACTCATCCGGCACCAATGATACCAAGTCCGAGGCCTCAGAATGA